Proteins from one Aquila chrysaetos chrysaetos chromosome 5, bAquChr1.4, whole genome shotgun sequence genomic window:
- the LOC115342247 gene encoding olfactory receptor 5V1-like: MAGENQTHVTEFMLLGFSHGQPFLFVLFLAIYLATLLGNSAILTLVFLDPHLHSPVYFFLSHLSCLDICYSSVTVPKILTNTLRPQATISYHGCLAQMFFLMGCAGAECALLAVMAYDRYAAICQPLHYAHAMSWGVCVAAATSCWLWGMLDSAIHTLLASRLSFCGAPQLQHIFCDVPPLLRAACSNTRPSEVALHAASVFVGLSPFLLVAISYLRILATVLGMPVATSRQKAFSTCSAHLLVVTLYFATANLNYNRPSSGYSPAADTLVSALYCIVTPMLNPLIYSLRNWEVRRALRKAVWGRGMPASPGSNA; this comes from the coding sequence ATGGCAGGTGAGAACCAGACTCATGTGACAGAGTTTATGCTCCTGGGCTTTTCCCATGGCCAGCCCttcctctttgttcttttcctggCTATTTACCTGGCCACGCTGCTGGGGAACTCTGCAATACTCACCCTCGTGTTCCTGGATCCCCATCTCCACAGCCCCGTGTACTTCTTCCTCAGTCACCTGTCCTGCTTGGACATTTGCTACTCATCAGTGACGGTGCCCAAGATCCTGACAAATACCCTGCGCCCGCAGGCCACCATCTCCTACCACGGGTGCCTGGCACAGATGTTCTTCCTGATGGGGTGCGCAGGGGCCGAGTGCGCGCTCCTGGCTGTCATGGCCTACGACCGCTATGCAGCAATATGCCAGCCCCTGCACTATGCCCATGCCATGAGCTGGGGTGTCTGTGTGGCGGCAGCCAccagctgctggctctggggGATGCTGGACTCGGCCATTCACACCCTCCTGGCCTCCAGGCTCTCCTTCTGCGGggctccccagctccagcacatCTTCTGTGACGTCCCCCCACTGCTGAGGGCCGCGTGTAGCAACACCCGCCCCAGCGAAGTGGCACTCCATGCTGCCAGTGTCTTTGTGGGCCTCAGCCCCTTCCTGCTTGTCGCTATCTCCTACCTCCGCATCCTGGCCACTGTCCTTGGGATGCCTGTGGCCACCAGCCGGCAGAAGGCCTTCTCCACGTGCTCTGCCCACCTGCTCGTGGTCACCCTGTACTTTGCGACAGCCAACCTGAACTACAACCGTCCCAGCTCCGGCTACTCCCCGGCAGCTGACACACTGGTCTCCGCACTGTACTGCATCGTCACCCCGATGCTGAACCCTCTCATCTACAGCCTCCGCAACTGGGAGGTGCGGCGGGCCCTGCGGAAGGCTGTGTGGGGACGGGGCATGCCGGCCTCCCCAGGCAGCAATGCATGA
- the LOC115341542 gene encoding guanylyl cyclase-activating protein 1-like codes for MGNNSSSTVDDLQAIEIHHWYKKFMTECPSGQLTEHEFKQFFGLRGLDPEANEYIEQMFRTFDMNKDGYIDFMEYVAALSLVLRGKMEQKLRWYFKLYDVDGNGCIDRHELLNIIKAIRAINGGDHETSAEEFTNRVFNKIDVNGDGELSLDEFVEGARKDKEFMEVMMKSLDLSHIVAMINNRRHSV; via the exons ATGGGGAACAATAGCAGCTCCACAGTGGATGATCTGCAGGCTATCGAGATCCACCACTGGTACAAAAAGTTCATGACGGAGTGTCCTTCTGGACAGCTGACAGAGCATGAATTTAAACAGTTCTTTGGGCTTCGAGGGCTGGATCCAGAGGCCAATGAGTACATTGAGCAGATGTTCCGCACGTTTGATATGAACAAG GATGGATATATTGACTTCATGGAGTATGTGGCTGCCCTCAGCCTTGTTCTCCGTGGGAAGATGGAGCAGAAATTGCGGTGGTATTTCAAGCTCTATGATGTAGATGGCAATGGCTGCATTGATCGACATGAATTGCTCAACATCATTAAG gCTATTCGAGCTATTAATGGTGGTGACCATGAAACTAGTGCAGAAGAGTTCACCAACCGAGTTTTCAACAAAATTGATGTGAATGGAGATG GTGAACTTTCTCTGGATGAATTTGTGGAGGGAGCAAGGAAAGACAAGGAGTTCATGGAGGTGATGATGAAAAGCTTGGACCTGTCACACATTGTGGCCATGATCAACAACCGTCGGCATAGTGTATAA
- the NME6 gene encoding nucleoside diphosphate kinase 6, whose translation MAAAGLSGRPLQLTLALLKPDAVAHPLVLEAVHETILSNRFLIVRAKKLRCGREESRRFYREHAGRFFYQRLVEFMASGPMWAYILAHENAVPLWRSLMGPTKVFRARNSVPDSIRGAYGLTDTRNTTHGSDSPASASREIAFFFPEFNEQLWYQQEEPRLRSGQVYYNAEEHVHCVFRDEETELT comes from the exons ATGGCGGCTGCGGGACTGTCGGGGCGGCCGCTGCAGCTGACGCTGGCGCTGCTGAAGCCGGACGCCGTGGCCCACCCGCTGGTGCTAGAG GCCGTGCACGAAACCATCCTCAGCAACCGGTTCCTCATCGTGCGTGCCAAGAAGCTGCGCTGCGGACGGGAGGAGAGCCGCCGCTTCTACCGGGAGCATGCGG GGCGTTTCTTCTACCAGCGGCTGGTGGAGTTCATGGCCAG TGGCCCCATGTGGGCTTATATCTTGGCCCATGAGAATGCTGTACCCCTCTGGAGATCCCTGATGGGACCCACGAAAGTATTCCGAGCCCGAAACAGTGTCCCAGACTCCATCCGAGGAGCTTATGGCCTTACTGACACCAGGAATACCACTCATGGCTCAG ATTCACCAGCATCAGCCAGCAGagaaattgcctttttcttccccgAGTTCAATGAACAGCTCTGGTACCAGCAGGAAGAGCCACGTCTGCGCTCTGGACAGGTGTATTACAATGCAGAGGAGCATGTCCACTGTGTGTTCAGGGATGAAGAAACAGAGTTGACCTGA